A genomic window from Silene latifolia isolate original U9 population chromosome 11, ASM4854445v1, whole genome shotgun sequence includes:
- the LOC141611328 gene encoding putative late blight resistance protein homolog R1B-16, with protein sequence MSLYRRILQDLDLIETDVERFCGSSTQELESRIESLRRGLMYIIPYWDSRLGETYSLRQLDDFKDGNEFIDYWLRKVDCSSESSCERGVSLWHTADYFYSSSYPENGENDWVKFVEGVLESVEHVEEVTLSMSDEFRTIKQGLGLLLCFHKSVANWNLEKCEKIRPQTHDLSKHMKHYAERAMQIFKLLPLTNVDAKSYISRLAELISNYVSYWRNIRNCKPLNITLEDQCEPEYEILVCLTDDLQYLLNTLLENLPSQRVSDIRRIVDELDAIQCAISPTWMKIFVESGISKFIARDIYSSAKMASHVISNLITNDSVLHNQQKIAHIKDVAENIYMEYTEPNSLIDDFFRCARLILEEVVLNNTPATSYVTELSVLHTFIKDPENLLHKRIELWDKCREIRLIIYTAWHQLWSLCLSEAKSRKEFLTLSLDIFNDIPANMLQQGDLLPDLIVYLVQMPRANELLHDLRGSLVTAEANNLFVKLVYSLEKNLMKTLTTAGVDDVVEDVEVGVIEAAHNYILFFREFKNDARSGLKEGVEGFNASLRHAYDEYVNLPSMELSMSELEFFDMLLNLTECKENDTCNSDHIGVLHDDLSTCFSFLQPYTMRHEKPEEVKQLWTQIMKLGRKVDNMIDTFEEFPPWYNKLRVFYVSEEVKLVKEDLSKISSRGLSTTEGEGSGIYAENQMGKGHATEHFKDEVRFEEEDRLRVQLTTGSSLEKISIIGMPGLGKTTLAMSLYKNCAKSFHALAWCYVGQEFRRKELLQNIIGQISERPSSEINAMKDEDLAKLLKQCLLQKRNYLIVLDDVWEVDAWDALWRCFPTSGNGGKILITSRSNIVGEKICGDINVIKLNLLTPDKSWHLLKKKIFGTRSCPKKLCEIGQGIADKCGGLPLSIVVIAGVLKNKSETEDGWKEIERSLDDHLLNAGSSTLELSYRHLPVRMKQCFLYCAAFSKGTEIPRSKLILLWLAERFVETSYEQESLECVAEKYLCDLVDRNLLMVAKRGSDHRIQACRVHDLLLDFCIQKAETEKFLYALDRSDDPESRQHRGRLCFCSFDCLLGATQLKPRSLICSLGFHYKYSPWETFTFEFENFKSLTLLDLEKHEMDDNFSANIGELTLLRYLSMRGWMTSIPSSISRLLNLETLIVRGTRGEVEVPHTIFSLSKLRELLVDKRARVDVHPSNDNSLSSLQTFSTPVLSGSAADQIIARLPILRKLRCIILEKSFDLSILDRLCHLESLKVFYQSLDPFCGKLSFPSNLYKLTLSRFQLPWLDMEKIAVMLPRLEILKLLFRAFEGEQWSTTATFKNLKYLRMEGLNIREWVASDDNFPMLERLVVRRCRSLDKIPEEVGNLEYLMGIEAHWCDTSLVKSVLKIKRKQIDDGNRKFEATIYPTVLDLSDDEELSE encoded by the exons ATGAGCTTATACAGAAGAATATTGCAGGACTTAGACTTAATAGAAACAGATGTCGAGAGATTTTGTGGATCTTCAACCCAAGAACTCGAAAGTAGAATCGAGTCACTCAGGCGTGGGTTGATGTACATCATACCATATTGGGATTCACGTCTAGGGGAGACATACTCTCTTAGACAACTAGACGATTTTAAGGATGGGAATGAATTCATTGATTATTGGTTGCGAAAAGTGGACTGTAGCTCCGAGTCCTCCTGTGAAAGAGGTGTGAGTCTCTGGCACACAGCCGATTACTTTTACTCATCTAGCTACCCTGAGAATGGGGAAAATGATTGGGTGAAATTCGTAGAGGGAGTACTGGAATCTGTTGAGCATGTTGAGGAAGTAACTCTTTCAATGTCAGATGAGTTTAGAACCATTAAACAAGGACTTGGACTCTTGCTATGTTTTCACAAGTCGGTGGCGAATTGGAACTTAGAAAAGTGCGAAAAAATTAGGCCACAGACACATGATTTGTCAAAGCATATGAAACATTATGCTGAGAGAGCTATGCAAATCTTTAAGCTACTGCCATTGACCAATGTAGATGCAAAGAGCTACATTTCTAGATTGGCGGAGTTGATATCAAATTATGTAAGTTACTGGCGGAACATTAGGAACTGCAAACCCCTCAATATAACCTTGGAAGACCAATGTGAACCCGAGTATGAGATTCTTGTTTGCCTCACTGATGATCTGCAATACCTTCTGAACACACTACTGGAGAATCTTCCTTCCCAGAGGGTATCGGACATTAGACGCATTGTAGATGAATTGGACGCTATTCAGTGTGCAATTAGTCCTACATGGATGAAAATATTTGTGGAGAGTGGCATATCCAAATTCATTGCAAGAGATATATATAGTTCGGCGAAAATGGCGAGTCATGTAATTTCGAATCTCATCACAAATGATAGTGTACTTCATAATCAACAGAAGATTGCTCACATTAAAGATGTTGCCGAGAATATATACATGGAATACACTGAGCCTAACAGTTTAATCGACGATTTCTTCAGATGTGCGAGGCTGATATTGGAGGAAGTCGTGTTAAATAATACTCCAGCTACCAGTTATGTAACGGAGCTCAGCGTACTCCACACATTTATCAAGGACCCCGAAAATTTGTTGCACAAACGTATAGAACTCTGGGATAAGTGTCGCGAAATTCGACTAATCATCTATACCGCTTGGCATCAACTCTGGTCACTCTGCTTAAGTGAAGCAAAGAGTAGAAAGGAATTTCTTACTCTATCTCTTGACATCTTCAACGATATCCCGGCAAACATGCTGCAACAGGGTGATCTATTACCAGACTTGATCGTATATTTAGTCCAAATGCCTAGAGCTAATGAGCTTTTGCATGATCTTCGCGGATCTCTTGTCACAGCGGAAGCTAACAACCTATTTGTAAAGTTAGTTTACTCCCTTGAGAAAAATCTAATGAAAACTCTCACGACAGCGGGAGTAGACGATGTGGTTGAAGATGTTGAGGTTGGGGTCATTGAAGCAGCACACAATTATATCTTATTTTTCAGGGAATTTAAAAATGATGCTCGCTCTGGTTTGAAGGAAGGAGTCGAGGGCTTCAACGCATCTCTCAGACACGCTTATGATGAATATGTCAATTTGCCAAGCATGGAGCTGTCCATGTCTGAGTTAGAGTTCTTTGATATGCTACTGAATCTGACAGAGTGCAAGGAAAATGATACTTGTAATTCAGATCATATTGGAGTACTCCATGATGATTTATCTacttgcttttcttttcttcaaCCTTATACGATGAGGCACGAAAAACCGGAGGAAGTCAAACAGCTATGGACTCAAATTATGAAACTCGGTCGCAAAGTGGACAATATGATAGACACATTTGAGGAGTTTCCTCCATGGTATAACAAATTACGAGTTTTTTATGTCTCAGAAGAGGTTAAGCTTGTCAAAGAAGATTTGTCGAAAATTTCCAGCAGGGGGTTATCCACGACTGAAGGCGAGGGCTCGGGTATATATGCTGAAAACCAAATGGGAAAAGGCCACGCGACAGAGCATTTCAAAGATGAAGTCCGTTTTGAGGAGGAAGATAGACTAAGGGTGCAACTTACCACAGGGTCGAGTTTGGAGAAAATATCGATAATTGGTATGCCTGGTTTAGGAAAGACAACCTTAGCCATGAGTCTATATAAAAATTGTGCCAAGTCTTTCCATGCTCTTGCTTGGTGTTATGTTGGGCAAGAGTTTCGACGGAAAGAGCTGCTCCAAAATATCATAGGCCAGATTAGTGAGCGACCTAGCAGTGAAATCAATGCCATGAAGGACGAAGATTTAGCTAAACTCTTGAAGCAGTGCCTTCTTCAAAAAAGGAACTATCTCATAGTCTTGGATGATGTATGGGAGGTTGATGCTTGGGATGCTCTTTGGAGATGTTTTCCAACCAGCGGCAATGGAGGTAAAATACTAATAACAAGCAGGTCCAACATCGTCGGAGAGAAAATTTGTGGTGATATAAATGTTATAAAACTCAACCTCTTAACTCCCGACAAAAGTTGGCATCTGTTGAAGAAGAAAATATTTGGCACGAGGAGTTGTCCTAAAAAATTATGTGAAATTGGGCAAGGAATCGCAGACAAATGTGGAGGGCTGCCGCTTTCAATTGTTGTGATAGCTGGAGTTCTTAAAAATAAAAGTGAGACGGAAGATGGATGGAAGGAAATTGAACGGAGCCTGGACGATCACCTCTTAAATGCTGGTTCTAGTACCCTAGAACTAAGTTACAGACATCTACCAGTTCGCATGAAGCAATGTTTTCTATATTGCGCAGCATTCTCTAAAGGTACAGAAATCCCTAGGTCGAAACTGATACTACTATGGCTTGCAGAAAGATTCGTAGAGACTTCGTATGAGCAGGAAAGCTTGGAATGCGTTGCAGAGAAGTACTTGTGTGACCTAGTGGACAGAAATTTGCTAATGGTTGCAAAAAGAGGTTCTGATCATCGGATTCAGGCGTGCAGGGTTCATGATTTGCTGCTAGATTTTTGCATACAAAAAGCAGAAACAGAGAAGTTTCTGTACGCATTAGACAG GTCGGATGATCCTGAGAGTCGGCAACATCGTGGTCGCCTATGCTTTTGCTCATTTGACTGTCTGCTTGGAGCAACACAGCTAAAACCGCGTTCCTTGATTTGCTCTTTGGGGTTTCATTACAAGTATAGCCCATGGGAAACCTTCACGTTTGAGTTTGAGAATTTCAAATCACTTACTTTGCTGGATTTGGAAAAACATGAAATGGATGATAACTTTTCTGCAAATATAGGAGAACTGACATTGTTGAGATACTTGTCCATGAGGGGTTGGATGACAAGTATCCCATCCTCAATAAGTCGTCTCTTGAACCTTGAAACGCTCATTGTGAGAGGAACCCGCGGTGAAGTTGAGGTTCCTCACACAATTTTCAGCCTGAGCAAATTAAGAGAACTCCTGGTGGATAAACGTGCAAGAGTTGATGTGCATCCGAGTAACGACAACTCTTTAAGTAGTCTCCAAACCTTCTCTACCCCAGTTCTTTCAGGGAGCGCTGCTGATCAGATAATTGCAAGGTTGCCAATTCTTCGAAAGCTAAGATGCATAATATTGGAAAAGTCATTTGACTTATCTATTCTTGATCGCCTTTGTCACCTTGAATCTTTGAAAGTGTTCTATCAAAGCTTGGATCCATTTTGTGGCAAGCTTAGCTTTCCCTCGAACCTTTACAAACTGACACTTTCTAGATTTCAGTTACCCTGGTTGGACATGGAAAAGATTGCTGTTATGTTGCCTCGGCTTGAGATCCTCAAGTTACTGTTCAGAGCCTTTGAAGGGGAACAATGGAGCACAACCGCGACCTTCAAAAACCTGAAATACTTGAGAATGGAGGGGCTTAATATTAGAGAATGGGTAGCATCAGATGATAACTTTCCTATGCTAGAGCGATTAGTTGTGCGTAGATGCAGGTCGCTTGATAAAATTCCGGAAGAAGTCGGAAACCTAGAATATCTTATGGGAATTGAAGCACACTGGTGTGATACCTCGCTGGTGAAGTCGGTTCTCAAGATCAAGAGGAAGCAGATTGATGATGGAAACAGGAAGTTCGAGGCCACAATATATCCCACTGTGCTCGACCTTAGCGATGATGAAGAGCTCAGTGAGTAG